In Planctomycetaceae bacterium, a single genomic region encodes these proteins:
- a CDS encoding NADH-ubiquinone oxidoreductase-F iron-sulfur binding region domain-containing protein, producing MLKNETNVSEAGTVRCWQGAGSVAPELLESLKVGPWASVKGDKAALESLLARLRRQSVDKPVIFLGTGTCGLGAGAGKTLEAIRAFLKREKVDAEVVEVGCIGLCSEEPLLDVQLPGRTRLCFSSVMAKDVAGILTAVLGGSLPLRKAPLAQFRGSEGVQQEAWKDVAWLDEHPFLAKQRRVVLATSGLLDPTKIDEYIAWGGYSAMARVLRSQTPEQVADLVELSGLRGRGGGGFPTGKKWKFAQKAAADQKYLICNADEGDPGAFMDRAVGESDPHRLIEGMVIAAYAIGATKAYIYIRAEYPLAVERLTAAIEQAKAYGLIGENIHDSGNSLEIKLKKGAGAFVCGEETALIHSIEGKRGMPRPRPPFPAVSGLFGKPTVINNVETLTNLPMIFDRGADWYAGMGTPGSKGTKVFALSGMVRRTGLVEVPMGTTLREVVYDVGGGIPNGKKCKAVQIGGPSGGCVPEAHLDIATDYEALKNFGTIMGSGGLVVVDESTCMVDFAKFFMEFIQTESCGKCIPCREGTRNMLEILKAITRPRRAEDEADALIRFQGIMRLQALGEMIKSTSLCGLGQTAPNPVLSTLKWFRDEYEAHVYERRCPAGACKDLVGTPCQNACPAGTEVWRYVAHIGRGEFEDAYKVIRQTNPFPSACARVCHHPCEQACRAGATGGESVAVRLLKRFVVDHVNPHVGTPPAQPSTADGARIAVIGAGPSGLTAAHFLSLMGHRVTVIEKEAKPGGMLESAIPAYRLPRGLVRREMDSLLNLNIEMRYNTTLGKDVTIDELLAKGYKAVYIATGAHKSKLLDLPGEDAEGIIPSMEFLKAHNLHRHEMAKGRVAVVGGGNSAMDAARVALRQQGVTRVTVLYRRTRGEMPAYPDEVEAGLVEGVELEELVAPLELHVKDGRLTGARFQRNKLGPRDATGRQKPVPIPGEEFDLDVDTLIVAISEEPEPEGLEGLDKTAWGTLKTNPESFTTGRPGVFAGGDVVSGPATVIGAVGAGRNAAMMIDRYVHGKAPRVLPKAVLPCVYVPPAEGVDDNELTPCRCTAPERPVAERVRSFAEVEMSISEHEAVCEARRCLRCDLDFTQPLNSRD from the coding sequence ATGCTTAAGAACGAAACAAACGTAAGCGAAGCGGGCACTGTCCGATGCTGGCAAGGCGCCGGCTCGGTGGCGCCGGAGCTTCTTGAGTCGCTGAAGGTCGGGCCGTGGGCGTCTGTTAAAGGCGACAAGGCTGCCCTGGAATCGCTGCTGGCGCGGCTGCGAAGACAGAGCGTCGATAAGCCGGTCATCTTCCTGGGCACCGGCACGTGCGGGCTCGGCGCCGGGGCGGGCAAGACGCTCGAGGCGATCCGCGCGTTCCTGAAACGCGAAAAGGTCGACGCCGAAGTGGTCGAAGTCGGCTGCATCGGACTGTGCTCGGAGGAGCCGCTGCTCGACGTGCAGTTGCCCGGCCGAACCAGGCTGTGCTTCAGCAGCGTCATGGCCAAGGACGTCGCCGGAATCCTGACGGCGGTGCTTGGCGGTTCGCTGCCGCTGCGCAAGGCCCCGTTGGCGCAGTTCCGCGGCAGCGAAGGCGTGCAGCAGGAGGCGTGGAAGGACGTTGCCTGGCTGGACGAGCATCCGTTCCTGGCCAAGCAGCGCCGCGTGGTGCTGGCGACCAGCGGTCTGCTGGACCCAACCAAGATCGACGAATACATCGCCTGGGGCGGCTACTCGGCGATGGCGCGCGTGCTGCGCAGCCAGACGCCCGAGCAGGTGGCGGACCTCGTCGAGCTCAGCGGGCTGCGAGGGCGTGGCGGCGGCGGTTTCCCCACCGGCAAAAAGTGGAAGTTCGCCCAGAAGGCCGCGGCCGACCAGAAGTACCTCATCTGCAACGCCGACGAGGGCGACCCGGGCGCGTTCATGGACCGCGCCGTCGGCGAGAGCGACCCGCACCGGTTGATCGAGGGAATGGTGATCGCCGCGTACGCCATCGGCGCGACCAAGGCGTACATCTACATCCGTGCCGAGTACCCGCTGGCGGTGGAGCGGCTGACGGCCGCCATCGAGCAGGCCAAGGCCTACGGGCTCATCGGCGAGAACATTCATGACAGCGGCAACAGTCTTGAGATCAAGCTCAAGAAGGGCGCCGGCGCGTTCGTCTGCGGTGAAGAGACGGCCCTGATCCACAGCATCGAGGGCAAGCGCGGCATGCCGCGGCCTCGCCCGCCGTTCCCGGCGGTGTCGGGTCTGTTCGGCAAGCCGACGGTGATCAACAACGTCGAGACGCTGACCAACCTGCCGATGATCTTCGATCGCGGCGCCGACTGGTACGCCGGAATGGGCACGCCCGGCAGCAAGGGCACGAAGGTTTTCGCCCTGTCGGGCATGGTGCGTCGCACCGGACTGGTCGAGGTGCCGATGGGCACCACGCTGCGGGAGGTGGTCTACGATGTCGGCGGGGGCATCCCCAACGGCAAGAAATGCAAAGCCGTGCAGATCGGCGGCCCGTCCGGCGGCTGCGTTCCCGAGGCGCACCTGGACATCGCCACCGACTATGAGGCGCTGAAGAATTTCGGCACGATCATGGGTTCCGGCGGTCTGGTGGTGGTGGACGAGTCGACGTGCATGGTCGACTTCGCCAAGTTCTTCATGGAGTTCATCCAGACCGAGAGCTGCGGCAAGTGCATCCCCTGCCGCGAAGGCACTCGCAACATGCTGGAGATCCTCAAGGCCATCACCCGCCCGCGCCGGGCGGAGGATGAAGCCGACGCCCTGATCCGCTTCCAGGGCATCATGCGCCTGCAGGCTCTGGGCGAGATGATCAAGTCGACCAGCCTCTGCGGGCTGGGCCAGACAGCGCCCAACCCGGTGCTCAGCACGCTCAAGTGGTTCCGCGACGAGTACGAGGCGCACGTGTACGAGCGCCGCTGCCCGGCGGGGGCGTGCAAGGACCTGGTCGGAACTCCCTGCCAGAATGCCTGCCCGGCGGGCACCGAAGTGTGGCGATACGTGGCGCACATCGGTCGCGGCGAGTTCGAGGACGCCTACAAGGTTATCCGCCAGACCAACCCGTTCCCGTCCGCGTGCGCTCGCGTGTGCCATCACCCGTGCGAGCAGGCCTGCAGGGCCGGCGCGACCGGCGGCGAATCGGTGGCGGTGCGACTGCTCAAGCGGTTCGTGGTGGATCACGTGAATCCGCATGTCGGAACGCCGCCGGCTCAGCCTTCAACGGCCGACGGCGCCCGGATCGCGGTTATCGGCGCGGGCCCGTCCGGTTTGACGGCGGCCCACTTCCTGTCGCTGATGGGTCACCGCGTGACGGTCATCGAGAAGGAAGCCAAGCCCGGCGGCATGCTGGAGTCGGCGATCCCGGCGTACCGGCTGCCCCGCGGACTGGTGAGGCGCGAGATGGACTCGCTGCTGAACCTGAACATCGAGATGCGTTATAACACCACGCTGGGCAAAGACGTCACTATCGACGAGCTGCTGGCCAAGGGCTACAAGGCGGTCTACATTGCCACTGGCGCCCACAAGAGCAAGTTGCTCGACCTGCCCGGCGAGGATGCCGAGGGGATCATCCCGTCGATGGAGTTCCTCAAGGCCCATAACCTGCACCGGCACGAAATGGCCAAGGGCCGCGTGGCCGTGGTGGGCGGGGGCAACTCCGCCATGGACGCCGCGCGGGTGGCGCTGCGGCAGCAGGGCGTGACGCGCGTGACGGTGCTCTACCGCCGCACCCGCGGCGAGATGCCCGCATACCCCGACGAGGTCGAGGCCGGCCTGGTCGAGGGCGTGGAACTGGAAGAGCTTGTTGCGCCGCTGGAACTGCACGTCAAGGACGGCAGGCTGACCGGCGCCAGGTTCCAGCGCAATAAGCTTGGGCCTCGCGATGCCACGGGCCGGCAGAAGCCGGTGCCCATCCCGGGCGAGGAGTTCGACCTGGATGTGGACACGCTGATCGTGGCTATCAGCGAAGAGCCCGAGCCTGAGGGCCTGGAAGGGCTCGACAAGACTGCCTGGGGCACGCTGAAGACCAACCCGGAATCATTCACGACCGGCCGCCCCGGCGTCTTCGCCGGCGGCGACGTGGTGAGCGGTCCGGCGACGGTGATCGGCGCCGTCGGCGCGGGCAGGAACGCCGCGATGATGATCGACCGCTATGTCCACGGCAAGGCGCCGCGCGTGCTGCCCAAGGCCGTGCTGCCCTGCGTGTACGTCCCGCCGGCAGAGGGCGTCGACGACAACGAACTGACGCCCTGTCGCTGCACGGCGCCCGAGCGTCCGGTGGCCGAGCGGGTCCGTAGCTTCGCCGAGGTGGAAATGTCCATCAGCGAGCACGAGGCCGTCTGCGAGGCGCGACGCTGCCTGCGATGCGACCTGGATTTCACCCAACCCCTGAACTCTCGCGACTAA
- a CDS encoding sulfide/dihydroorotate dehydrogenase-like FAD/NAD-binding protein: MFEVVSNDKLAPEVHRIVIKAPRVAKARQAGQFVIVRCAEGAERIPLTIADADAAAGTVTLIIQTIGEGTREITALPPGQAIRDVAGPLGQATEIHKWGRVACIGGGVGTAVLYPLAKALADVGNEVTTIIGGRSEPYVILRNELAAFCKDVLVTTEDGSLGVKGLVTNVLKEMMADPLRRPHAVYAVGPVPMMGAVAELTRSEKIPTIVSLNPIMVDGTGMCGGCRVTVGGQIKFACVDGPEFDGHQVDFRELSTRQKAYLPHPCRAIAAAAAKDSK; the protein is encoded by the coding sequence ATGTTTGAGGTCGTTTCCAACGATAAGCTGGCGCCGGAAGTTCATCGCATCGTCATCAAGGCCCCCCGCGTCGCCAAGGCCCGCCAGGCCGGGCAGTTCGTCATCGTCCGATGCGCCGAAGGCGCCGAGCGAATCCCGCTGACGATCGCCGACGCCGACGCGGCCGCCGGAACCGTCACGCTGATCATCCAGACCATCGGCGAGGGCACGCGCGAAATCACCGCCCTGCCGCCCGGTCAGGCCATTCGAGACGTCGCAGGACCGCTGGGCCAGGCGACCGAAATCCACAAGTGGGGCCGCGTCGCCTGCATCGGCGGCGGTGTCGGAACGGCTGTGCTCTACCCGCTGGCCAAAGCCCTGGCCGACGTCGGAAATGAAGTCACCACCATCATCGGCGGACGCAGCGAACCGTATGTCATTCTCCGCAACGAACTGGCCGCTTTCTGCAAAGACGTGCTGGTGACCACCGAAGACGGCTCGCTGGGCGTCAAGGGCCTCGTCACCAACGTGCTGAAGGAAATGATGGCCGACCCGCTCCGCCGCCCCCACGCCGTCTACGCCGTCGGACCGGTGCCGATGATGGGCGCGGTGGCCGAACTGACCCGCAGCGAAAAAATCCCCACCATCGTCAGCCTCAACCCGATCATGGTCGACGGCACGGGAATGTGCGGCGGATGCCGCGTCACCGTCGGCGGCCAGATCAAATTCGCCTGCGTCGACGGCCCCGAATTCGACGGCCACCAGGTCGACTTCCGTGAACTGTCCACCCGCCAGAAAGCCTACCTGCCCCACCCCTGCCGCGCCATTGCCGCCGCAGCCGCAAAGGATTCAAAATGA
- the nuoE gene encoding NADH-quinone oxidoreductase subunit NuoE, translating to MKDTEIEAIIAKHPMAGRDALIPVLQEIQEAQGFLSKQAVTLVGKALGLPASKIYGVATFYNQFRFQPKGTYHFMVCRGTACHVKGSQKVLDETMKQLKLKAGQTSRDRMFSLEVVACMGACGLAPVVSVNGEFYAKVTPRKLAEIIQECRQKEAVNA from the coding sequence ATGAAAGACACAGAGATCGAAGCCATTATTGCCAAGCATCCAATGGCAGGACGGGACGCGCTGATTCCGGTCCTGCAGGAGATCCAGGAGGCTCAGGGCTTCCTGTCCAAGCAGGCGGTGACGCTGGTGGGCAAGGCCCTGGGGCTGCCGGCCAGCAAGATCTACGGGGTGGCGACCTTCTACAACCAGTTCCGCTTTCAGCCCAAGGGCACGTACCACTTCATGGTCTGCCGCGGAACGGCCTGCCACGTCAAAGGGTCCCAGAAGGTGCTCGACGAGACGATGAAGCAGTTGAAGCTCAAGGCCGGCCAGACGTCCCGCGACCGGATGTTCAGCCTCGAAGTGGTGGCGTGCATGGGCGCATGCGGTCTGGCGCCCGTGGTGAGCGTCAACGGTGAGTTCTACGCCAAGGTCACGCCGCGGAAGCTTGCAGAGATTATTCAGGAATGCCGCCAGAAGGAGGCTGTAAATGCTTAA
- a CDS encoding type II toxin-antitoxin system VapB family antitoxin encodes MRTNVMIDDQLMERALRSSGCPTKRAAIESGLRLLVQFHSQKKLRALKGKIAWQGNLNRMRRD; translated from the coding sequence ATGAGAACCAACGTGATGATTGACGACCAGCTCATGGAGCGGGCGCTGCGGTCCAGTGGATGCCCGACGAAGCGTGCTGCGATCGAATCGGGGCTGCGCCTGTTGGTGCAGTTCCATAGCCAGAAGAAGCTCCGCGCCCTGAAAGGCAAGATCGCCTGGCAAGGCAATCTCAACCGGATGAGGCGCGACTGA
- a CDS encoding NADH-dependent [FeFe] hydrogenase, group A6: protein MINLEVDGRTIEANEGETLLTALRREGIHVPTLCHMEGLPPSGACRLCVVEMSPAGNLVSSCSFPVAAGMKVRTKSPKVIEARKMIVELLLSSHPDDCLYCTRSGKCDLQALAQDLGVRQRQHVAKRAPQDMDVSSPSIVRDPDKCILCGRCVRVCEEVQGVAAIDFVGRGSKAFVGTAFNEGLNVSTCINCGQCILVCPTGALSEHSHLNEVVAALADPDKYVVVQHAPAVSVSLAEEAGVKAGTDVDGKMVAALRHIGFKRVFDTSFTADLTIMEEGSELVERVKSGGTLPMLTSCSPGWIKFVETFYPDFLPNVSTCKSPQQMMGALIKSFFAQREKIEPSKIVSVSIMPCTAKKFECNRPEMGRSNVADVDYVLTTRELGLLLRMFGVDLDAMTPESPDTPFGERSSAGKLFGASGGVMEAAIRSAHFLLTGTELAELKIQPLRGFKGSKELHVNVNGLEVGAVVVSGLGNARKLLDEIRSGARKDIQFIEVMTCPGGCVCGGGQPLGADIEATKLRMEALYKIDRTESLRVSHKNQWVNRIYQEFLGQPLGKLSHELLHTHYHDRNQTAPARSDSNH, encoded by the coding sequence ATGATAAACCTGGAAGTAGACGGCCGAACGATTGAAGCCAATGAAGGCGAAACGCTTCTGACGGCGCTGCGGCGCGAGGGAATTCACGTGCCGACCCTCTGTCACATGGAAGGCCTTCCCCCCAGCGGCGCCTGCCGGCTGTGCGTGGTCGAGATGTCGCCGGCGGGCAACCTGGTCTCGTCCTGCTCGTTCCCGGTGGCCGCGGGCATGAAGGTCCGCACCAAGAGCCCCAAGGTCATCGAGGCGCGCAAGATGATCGTCGAGCTGCTGCTGAGCAGCCACCCCGACGACTGCCTTTACTGCACGCGCAGCGGCAAGTGCGACCTGCAGGCACTGGCCCAGGACCTGGGCGTCCGCCAGCGCCAGCACGTGGCCAAACGCGCCCCGCAGGATATGGACGTCTCCAGCCCCTCGATCGTGCGCGACCCCGACAAGTGCATCCTCTGCGGACGGTGCGTTCGCGTCTGCGAAGAGGTGCAGGGCGTGGCCGCCATCGACTTCGTCGGACGCGGCAGCAAGGCGTTCGTGGGAACGGCCTTCAACGAAGGCCTTAACGTTTCGACGTGCATCAACTGCGGGCAGTGCATCCTCGTCTGCCCCACCGGCGCGCTGTCGGAACATTCCCACCTCAATGAAGTGGTCGCGGCGTTGGCGGACCCTGACAAGTACGTCGTGGTGCAGCACGCCCCGGCCGTCTCGGTCTCGCTGGCCGAAGAGGCGGGCGTCAAGGCCGGCACCGACGTGGACGGCAAGATGGTCGCGGCGCTGCGGCACATCGGCTTCAAGCGGGTGTTCGACACGTCGTTCACCGCCGACCTGACGATCATGGAAGAAGGTTCCGAGCTGGTCGAGCGAGTCAAGAGCGGCGGCACGCTGCCGATGTTGACGAGCTGCTCGCCGGGCTGGATCAAGTTCGTCGAGACGTTTTACCCCGACTTCCTCCCCAACGTTTCGACGTGCAAGAGCCCCCAGCAGATGATGGGCGCCCTGATCAAGAGCTTCTTCGCCCAGCGCGAGAAGATCGAACCGTCGAAGATCGTCAGCGTCTCGATCATGCCCTGCACGGCCAAGAAGTTCGAGTGCAACCGCCCCGAGATGGGGCGCAGCAACGTCGCCGACGTGGACTACGTGCTGACTACGCGGGAGTTGGGCCTGCTGCTGCGGATGTTCGGGGTGGACCTCGATGCGATGACGCCCGAGTCGCCCGACACCCCCTTTGGCGAGCGGTCCTCCGCCGGCAAGCTCTTCGGCGCCTCCGGCGGCGTCATGGAGGCGGCGATCCGCAGCGCGCACTTCCTGCTGACGGGCACGGAACTGGCGGAGCTGAAGATTCAGCCCCTGCGCGGGTTCAAAGGGTCCAAGGAACTGCACGTGAACGTCAACGGTCTGGAAGTGGGCGCCGTGGTCGTCAGCGGGCTGGGCAACGCCCGCAAACTGCTCGACGAGATCCGCTCCGGAGCACGCAAGGACATCCAGTTTATCGAAGTGATGACCTGCCCCGGCGGGTGCGTCTGCGGCGGCGGTCAACCGCTGGGGGCCGACATCGAGGCCACCAAGCTGCGGATGGAAGCCCTGTACAAGATCGACCGCACCGAGTCGCTGCGCGTCAGCCACAAGAACCAGTGGGTCAACCGGATTTACCAGGAGTTTCTGGGCCAGCCGCTGGGCAAACTCAGCCATGAGCTGCTGCACACGCATTATCACGATCGCAACCAGACGGCGCCGGCGCGATCGGATTCCAACCACTAG
- a CDS encoding redox-sensing transcriptional repressor Rex, whose protein sequence is MFRVPDKVVARLSLYRRLLSALAAENVDYVYSHELAKAAGASAAQVRRDVMIVGFTGSPTKGYEIRELIKAIGRLLDAADIQEVALVGVGNLGRAILAYFAGRRPNLRIAVSFDKDPAKVDRVIHGCRCYPIEQLQTMVAERQIDTAIVAVPADQAQHAVDLLVGAGVCGLLNFAPVRLRVPPSVFVEDMDLTTSLEKVAFFARRQASLQEQQR, encoded by the coding sequence ATGTTCCGCGTTCCCGACAAGGTTGTTGCCCGCCTGAGCCTCTACAGAAGGCTCTTGTCTGCCCTGGCTGCGGAAAATGTCGACTACGTGTATTCTCACGAGTTGGCCAAGGCCGCCGGCGCTTCTGCCGCCCAGGTGCGCCGCGACGTAATGATCGTCGGGTTCACCGGAAGCCCCACCAAAGGATACGAAATCCGCGAGCTGATCAAGGCCATCGGCCGTCTGCTTGACGCTGCCGACATCCAGGAAGTGGCGCTGGTGGGCGTGGGTAATCTCGGTCGTGCGATTCTGGCGTATTTTGCAGGCCGACGGCCGAACCTCCGCATCGCGGTCTCGTTCGACAAAGACCCTGCCAAAGTTGATCGGGTGATTCACGGTTGCCGCTGCTATCCGATCGAGCAGTTGCAGACGATGGTGGCTGAGCGTCAGATAGATACGGCGATCGTGGCGGTTCCCGCCGACCAGGCACAGCACGCGGTTGACTTGCTGGTGGGGGCGGGGGTGTGCGGTTTGCTGAATTTTGCACCGGTGCGGCTCCGTGTGCCGCCGTCGGTGTTTGTAGAGGACATGGACCTGACGACGTCACTGGAGAAGGTGGCGTTTTTTGCCCGCAGGCAGGCATCATTACAGGAACAACAGAGATGA
- the gltA gene encoding NADPH-dependent glutamate synthase: MSTAPANNLTPKQRMAITRTSMPMQDALARAGNFAEVNQGLEEAAVAQEAARCLLCKNRPCVEGCPVHVRVPEFLEKVAAGDLSGAADILHEDNALPAIAGRVCPQERQCEERCVRGKNGHPVAIGWLERYVSDWAAKNKEHSTQRLPATGKKVCVVGSGPGGLTAAKELARMGHDVTVLEALHAPGGVLRYGIPEFRLPKKIIDREVAGLTAMGVTIECNVVVGKTVTIDEILKQYDACFVANGAGLPVFLNVPGENLIGVYSANEYLTRVNLMGAYRPDSRTPVLRGATAVVFGGGNTAMDAVRTARRLGSNPAVLAYRRSRAEMPARVEEIIHAEEEGIEFLFLVAPLELLGDEHGRVRAVRLQRMELGEPDKSGRRRPVPVAGSEFELPAEVVVVAVGTKANPLLTQTCPDLKLNQWGNIEVDENQMTSIPGLFAGGDIVRGGATVILAMGDGKTAAASIDKYLCGK; encoded by the coding sequence ATGAGTACTGCCCCTGCCAACAACCTCACGCCCAAGCAGCGCATGGCCATCACGCGAACCTCGATGCCCATGCAGGACGCCCTCGCCCGCGCGGGCAATTTCGCCGAGGTCAACCAGGGCCTCGAAGAAGCCGCCGTCGCCCAGGAAGCCGCCCGCTGCCTGCTGTGCAAGAACCGCCCCTGCGTCGAGGGCTGCCCCGTACACGTGCGCGTGCCGGAGTTCCTCGAGAAAGTCGCCGCCGGCGATCTGTCCGGCGCCGCCGACATCCTGCACGAAGACAACGCCCTGCCCGCCATCGCCGGGCGCGTCTGCCCGCAGGAACGCCAGTGCGAGGAGCGGTGCGTCCGCGGCAAGAACGGACACCCCGTCGCCATCGGCTGGCTCGAGCGCTACGTCTCGGACTGGGCGGCCAAAAACAAAGAGCACTCGACGCAGCGCCTGCCCGCCACGGGCAAGAAGGTGTGCGTCGTGGGCAGCGGTCCGGGCGGCCTGACCGCGGCCAAGGAACTGGCCCGCATGGGTCATGATGTGACGGTGCTCGAGGCCCTGCATGCCCCCGGCGGGGTGCTGCGGTACGGCATTCCGGAGTTTCGCCTGCCCAAGAAGATCATCGACCGCGAGGTCGCCGGATTGACGGCGATGGGCGTGACCATCGAGTGCAACGTCGTGGTGGGCAAGACCGTCACCATCGACGAGATCCTCAAGCAGTACGACGCGTGCTTCGTCGCCAACGGCGCGGGGCTGCCGGTCTTCCTCAACGTGCCCGGCGAGAATCTCATCGGCGTGTACTCGGCCAACGAGTACCTCACGCGCGTCAACCTGATGGGCGCGTACCGCCCCGACAGCCGCACGCCCGTGCTCCGCGGCGCCACGGCCGTCGTCTTCGGCGGCGGCAACACCGCCATGGACGCCGTGCGCACCGCCCGGCGCCTGGGCAGCAATCCTGCCGTGCTGGCGTATCGCCGCAGCCGCGCCGAAATGCCCGCCCGCGTCGAAGAGATCATCCACGCCGAAGAGGAAGGCATCGAATTCCTCTTCCTGGTGGCCCCGCTGGAACTGCTCGGCGACGAGCACGGCCGAGTCCGCGCCGTCCGCCTGCAGCGCATGGAACTGGGCGAACCGGACAAGTCCGGCCGCCGCCGCCCCGTGCCGGTCGCCGGCAGCGAGTTCGAGCTGCCCGCCGAGGTGGTCGTGGTTGCCGTGGGCACCAAGGCCAACCCGCTGCTGACGCAGACCTGCCCGGACCTGAAGCTCAATCAGTGGGGCAACATCGAGGTGGACGAGAACCAGATGACCAGCATCCCGGGCCTCTTCGCCGGCGGCGACATCGTCCGCGGCGGCGCGACGGTGATCCTGGCCATGGGCGACGGCAAAACCGCCGCCGCGTCCATCGACAAATATCTCTGCGGGAAGTGA